The segment ACGGCCAGCCGGCCGACATGGACCCGATCGTGAAGATCGCCAAGGATCACGGGCTGCTGTTGATCGAGGACTGCGCGCAGTCGCACGCGGCCACCTACAAGGGCAAGAAGGCCGGCACGTTCGGTGACGTGGCGTGCTTCAGCTTCTACCCCGGCAAGAACCTGGGCGCCTACGGCGACGCCGGCGCGGTGGCGACGAACAACGACGAGCTGGCCGCGGCCGTCCGCAAGCTGGGCGACCACGGCAGCAGCGTGAAGTACCGGCACGACTTCGAGGGCATCAACAGCCGCCTCGACGGCATGCAGGGCGCGGTGCTGTCGGTCAAGCTGAAGCACCTGGAGAAGTGGTCCGACCGGCGCATCGCCGTGGCGGCGCGCTACAACGCCGGCCTGAAGGACGTGTGCGTGGTGCCGCAGACGGCCGCCGGCGTGCGCCACGTGTTCCACCTCTACGTGATCCAGGTGAACAACCGCGACGACGTGATGAAGCACCTGGGCGAGCAGGGCATCGGCTGCGGCATCCACTACCCGGTGGCGCTGCCGGTGACCCCGGCCTATGCCCACCTGGGCTACGGGGCCGAGCAGTTCCCGGTGTCGTGCGGGATCGCCGACAAGATCGTCAGCCTGCCCATGCACGCGGATTTGACGGATGAGCAGGTGGATTTCGTGATTCAGGAAGTGAAAAAGGTGGCTAAATAGGCCCTGATTAGCTAGAATCTTGCATGGGAAGCGCGGGAATCGTCCTTCAGGCGGTTCCCGCGCCGCTTCCAGGGGACGGCGCGGCCGGGTGGTGACCACACCGGATGACAACTGCGCGCCGAGGGGGGAGCCGCGCCCGTCAGATTGACAGGCGGCGGAAATTGCCTACCTTCATGGTGCTCGCCTGCCAGTGTCCTTAGCGGGGGTCTATTCCGGCAAAATTGTTAAAGTAGCAGAGGTTGCGCGCGATATCACACACGTGAGCGGGGACCCGTGGGTCCGTTTGTTCACGATCGGCGCAGCCGGAGGGGTCCGTGTATTTCGCGGGTTCCTGGACCGCGGCAACTAGCCGGAGCAGGTGGCATGTCGAAGATCTACGAAGCGTACCGCAAGCGCGTGGGGGACGATCCGGACCTGACGATCGAGTTGGGGCGGGTTGGGACCGTGGCGCTGTACAACATGCCGGATGCGGCCCAGCAGGCCGAGTTCAGCCAGTTGGCCAACCGCCTGCTCAACCTGAAGCGCGGCGCGCGCGGCGCTGTCCTGGCCTTTGCCTCGACGGCCTCCGGCGAGGGCGCCAGCTTCGTCTCCTACAACACCGCGCTGATGCTGGCCACGGTCTACCATCAGAAGGTGTGCTGGCTCGACGCCAACTTCCAGACGCCGCAGAAGCAGTTGATGCACGCCGACGGGCCGACCCTGGCCACGCTGCTGCAGAATCCGGAACGCCTGACAGACCTGCGCCCGGCCGGCAACCCGACGCTTATCCCCGGCGGCCTGAACCTGACCACGGTGCGCGGCCTGTTCGCCGACCAGAAGTGCCACGACCTGCTGCACGCCCTGAGCGACCGCTTCGACTTCGTCCTGGTGGACCTGCCGCCCGTGCTGAGCACCACCGACACGGCCCTGATGGCGGCGGCTACCGACGGGTTGACGCTGGTGATCGAGCAGCGCTTCCTGAAGCGCGAGATCATCAGCCACGGCATGGAGGCGCTGCGGGCCAAGGGCGTGAACATTTTGGGCGCCGTCATCAACAAGCGGTCGTACGATCTGCCCAAGCTGATCTACGACAGACTGTAAGGCACGGGGGTCATGACGAAACCGCTGCAAGCTTCGACTTTCCTGGTGCTCGCCCTCGCCGCCGTCGCCATGTCCGGCTGCGGCGGCGGGCCGTCCTTCGTGATGCGGAACGAATTCATCGGCTTCACGCCGGAACAGCGCGTGGAGATGGAGAACCGTGTCCACAACGCCTACCGCATCCAGGAAGGCGACCTGCTGCAGGTGCGCTTTGCCTACCAGAAGGAACTGAACCAGGACGGGTCATCGTCCTGGCGGACGGCGCCGTCAACCTGATCGGCGTGGACCGGATCGTCCTGGCCGGCAGGACCGTGAGCGAAGCCGATTCGCTGGTGACGCTGGCGTATTCCCAGGAATACCGCGACCCCGACCTGTCGATCATCATGCAGGAGACGCAGGGGCGGCGGGTCTACGTGCTGGGGCAAGTGCGCAACCCCGGGCTGTACCGGCTGCCCTCCGGCGGGACCGACGTGATCGGCGCCGTCACGATGGCGGCGGGCTTCACGGACGATGCGGCACGCGACGGCACGCTCATCGTGCGGGTGACTCCCGAGGGCTACCAGATCCAGGAAGTGGACCTCGATACGTTCGGTTCGGCGCAGTTCGGCGGCATTGCAGCGCTCCAACCGAGTCGTACGACATGGTCTATGTGCCGCGGTCCCGGGCGGGCGACCTGGCCTATTTCGCCAAGACGATCCTGGCAGCATCGGCTACGCGACGCGGGTTGCCTACGACCTCAAGTTCATCAGCGACGGCGCGCTGGGAAGGTACTAGGGCCATGCTTGGTCAGGAACCCGGTCTGAATCTTCCGGGCACGACGCATCAAGTCGCGGTGAGTCCGCGTGACGTCGTCTTCGTCCTGTTCCGGCGCCGCTGGGTCATGCTCGCCATCGCCCTGCCCATCATCATCCTGGGCGGCGTGAGCTTGACGGGTCGCACCAAAACGAGCACGGCCGCCACGCGTGTGGTGGTGGAATTCCTCAATGTCGACCGCCCGCAGTGGAACATCACGGGCCGCAACATCGATTACGACCGGGAGCTCAGTACGCTGACCAATATTGCCATGAGCGTGTCCGTGGCCGAGGACGCGGCGGAGGCGCTCGTCGATTCGCTGCCCGCCATCCGGGCCATGGATCCCAACCTGGTCGAGATCCAGAGCGTGACCGACCTGCGCGACCTGCTGCTGGGCGGGCTCGATGTGAACATCGTCGGTGAATCGAACATCCTCGAGTTCCGCCACACCGACCCGAACCCCCGCATTGCTCTGATGGCCGCCGGCGCCCTGCGCACGGCCTTCATCCGCTACGAGAATTTCGGCCGCCGCAAGGTGGGCGCGGTGGCCTACTACGAGGAACAGCTTAATGTGGTCCGGGCCGATATCGACTCGCTCCTGGCTGTCCGCGGGGCGATTCTGGGCCAGGCGGGCTTCTCGTCGCTCGAGGACGAGCTGCGCTATTCGACCGGTGACGCCGCCGAACTGGAGAACCAGTTGCGGAAGGTCCAGGTGGACCGGGCGCAACTCGAGTCCGAGTACAATCACCTGAAGGGCTTCCTGGAGCGGGACCCGCGCGAGTTCCCGGCAGGGCAGGACGAGAGCCGGGCTTCGACCCTGGTCGGCTGGCGCGATCTGGTGGGCAAGCAGGAAGACGCCCTGAACTCCATCCTGTCGGTCTACACGGACGACAGCGTGCCGGCCCGGCGCCAGAAGGCGTTGCTGGACAGGTCGCTGGAGCGCCTGCGGGCCGAGGAAGTGGCCTACACCGAGAGCATTCGGCTGGCGCTCCAGTCCACGATGCAGCGCGAGCAGACGATCCAGGCGCAGCTTAACGAGATCAAGAGCAACAACAAGCGGCTGCCGGACGTGTACCAGCAGGTGTCGATGCTGGACAG is part of the bacterium genome and harbors:
- a CDS encoding DegT/DnrJ/EryC1/StrS family aminotransferase, translated to MKVNFVDLRAQYLSIKPEMDAAIAGILESCAFVNSRSFEKDFATYLDLKNVVGVGNGTDALCMAVHCLGIGPGDEVICPANTFIATAEGIGWAGATPVFVDCDPVYYNLDPTKIEAAITPRTRAIVAVHLYGQPADMDPIVKIAKDHGLLLIEDCAQSHAATYKGKKAGTFGDVACFSFYPGKNLGAYGDAGAVATNNDELAAAVRKLGDHGSSVKYRHDFEGINSRLDGMQGAVLSVKLKHLEKWSDRRIAVAARYNAGLKDVCVVPQTAAGVRHVFHLYVIQVNNRDDVMKHLGEQGIGCGIHYPVALPVTPAYAHLGYGAEQFPVSCGIADKIVSLPMHADLTDEQVDFVIQEVKKVAK
- a CDS encoding AAA family ATPase is translated as MSKIYEAYRKRVGDDPDLTIELGRVGTVALYNMPDAAQQAEFSQLANRLLNLKRGARGAVLAFASTASGEGASFVSYNTALMLATVYHQKVCWLDANFQTPQKQLMHADGPTLATLLQNPERLTDLRPAGNPTLIPGGLNLTTVRGLFADQKCHDLLHALSDRFDFVLVDLPPVLSTTDTALMAAATDGLTLVIEQRFLKREIISHGMEALRAKGVNILGAVINKRSYDLPKLIYDRL
- a CDS encoding SLBB domain-containing protein; the protein is MSEADSLVTLAYSQEYRDPDLSIIMQETQGRRVYVLGQVRNPGLYRLPSGGTDVIGAVTMAAGFTDDAARDGTLIVRVTPEGYQIQEVDLDTFGSAQFGGIAALQPSRTTWSMCRGPGRATWPISPRRSWQHRLRDAGCLRPQVHQRRRAGKVLGPCLVRNPV